The Lewinellaceae bacterium genome has a segment encoding these proteins:
- a CDS encoding response regulator — translation MHLYLLKTLFTYGLLFFTLTAATQSFQGNLKLENITFPEGNQLAYVYDIAQDSTGLIWMRANWDIYTYNGHELAKLGQEVLGFPANNTRWVFADPSTPDFYFIRDTLVIFDPVTRKIKERHISEDIINSVEINLLAYIGVAQDGALWSLGNKANHPSEKFVLRAEKGEKFKVICPLEVSWYYDQTLTIGDNYYVKLRDRIEVFGPMGRVQTYSFPPGPDPVMPSMVKDAENTLWVVHSPDKSKDQYAVYYLKEGQDEFVRLPRDKRFVQEAKHGQLFADGEFIWHRGYPFRLSRMCIKDGSIVDFTDKIIVQSHAFPFYNSTLLNMFRDRSGQLWLTTRAGMVKMTIEKDIFKKYTLEDAGLKCQGENCQIRAVAEDDDGFIYSSYQNGILKLNPQTGELSELPLNIPPQNQKEHALTYAWGTLFWNDYAIDLTTNESRRLFPATTFEYIAHGMDPEARQLWIGVNDLPFKFYRYDILTRETTRLEIPNDFLLSTNSEVRQIHFSKYTGTLFLSLWADGIMEIGLDGAIINRYKADPFSDGWQYSSNYGIYEDEHAQLWFGHGNEVGLSKLDLKTREITHIPYQIKSRSDPLKRVFVILPGPGDDLWLVTEKGTLKLNKKTGKQTRFPMFPTLSEMAYHRLPAFVAADGTFYIGTPDGSLNAFRPDELEAAAGFDDAYPVAINRLERFDENEDSLFVQMNELNDLSTIRLHHFDRFFNLEFFVPDYRNTGQILYTWWLEGYDKEWSTPTRINQLQYENLPPGKYTLHIRGGITPEFFKSSERTLSVEVVRAWYKRWWAFALYILGFLGLVYLYYQYQVNQQLEKAEAKRLKELNTLKSRLYTNITHEFRTPLTVIMGMTNNIKGHSQERKLIQRNSKNLLRLINQLLDLSKLDSGTLKMDKIQGDIVNYLQYLTESFYSMAEEKKIRLTFYPEVRELIMDFDEAKMQHIVYNLLTNAIKFTAEGGKIILHLQKAEIQGKEWLQMKVSDTGLGISEENLPKIFDRFYQGDASFTRREAGTGIGLTLTKELVGMMGGSIVVESELGKGTDFLLLFPIQLDPDTVKKGEDEFGDPVLQTGYSAPEDKNLVPLLELATLNEDSETPSLLIIEDNRDVVTYIESLLKKDYHIEIARDGQQGIDKALAMVPDIIISDVMMPEKDGYEVCETLKNDDRTSHIPIILLTAKATLDDRIEGLRGGADAYLVKPFHKEELFVRLEKLIELRKSLQQKNTGAAFFSRNMADKKAPSLDDLFLQKLIQLVQERLDDTELSVNDLCRAVRRSNTQVNRKLKALTGKTPSQFIRSIRLQKAAELLKTTDLNVSEIAYEVGFNDPNYFSRSFSEEFGVSPNAIRK, via the coding sequence GTGCATTTATATTTATTGAAAACACTATTCACATACGGCTTACTCTTCTTTACCCTTACTGCTGCGACCCAGTCCTTTCAGGGTAACCTCAAACTGGAGAATATCACTTTTCCTGAAGGCAACCAGCTGGCCTATGTGTATGATATTGCCCAGGACAGCACCGGTTTGATCTGGATGCGGGCCAATTGGGATATTTACACCTACAACGGGCATGAACTTGCCAAATTAGGCCAGGAAGTACTGGGCTTTCCTGCGAACAATACGCGATGGGTATTTGCAGACCCGTCGACTCCTGATTTTTATTTTATCCGGGATACCCTTGTCATTTTTGATCCTGTTACACGAAAGATCAAAGAACGTCACATCTCTGAAGACATAATCAACAGCGTTGAAATTAACCTGCTGGCCTATATTGGTGTTGCGCAAGACGGGGCGTTGTGGTCATTAGGGAATAAAGCCAATCATCCTAGTGAAAAATTTGTTTTAAGAGCCGAAAAAGGCGAAAAATTTAAAGTGATTTGTCCGTTGGAGGTTTCCTGGTATTATGATCAGACATTAACCATTGGGGATAATTATTATGTAAAGCTTCGGGACAGGATTGAAGTATTTGGTCCAATGGGAAGGGTACAAACCTACTCGTTCCCGCCAGGACCAGACCCGGTAATGCCCAGTATGGTAAAGGATGCTGAAAATACTTTATGGGTGGTACACAGTCCGGATAAATCCAAAGACCAATATGCGGTTTATTATTTAAAAGAAGGACAGGACGAATTTGTCCGGCTTCCCCGGGATAAGCGTTTTGTACAGGAAGCAAAACACGGACAATTGTTCGCAGATGGAGAATTTATCTGGCATCGGGGTTACCCCTTCCGGTTGTCGAGAATGTGCATAAAAGACGGTAGTATTGTAGATTTTACGGATAAAATTATCGTACAAAGTCACGCCTTCCCTTTTTACAACAGCACTTTGTTGAATATGTTCCGGGATCGATCCGGACAGTTGTGGCTGACTACCCGGGCCGGCATGGTCAAAATGACGATAGAAAAGGATATTTTTAAAAAATACACTCTGGAAGATGCTGGCCTTAAATGTCAGGGAGAAAATTGCCAGATCAGGGCGGTAGCCGAGGACGATGACGGATTTATTTATTCCTCTTACCAAAACGGCATTCTTAAACTGAATCCCCAAACCGGAGAATTATCCGAATTACCCTTGAATATTCCGCCGCAGAACCAAAAAGAGCATGCCCTCACCTATGCCTGGGGAACGCTGTTCTGGAATGATTATGCCATTGATCTGACGACCAATGAAAGTCGCAGGCTTTTTCCAGCCACTACTTTCGAATACATCGCCCACGGAATGGATCCGGAAGCCCGACAACTTTGGATCGGGGTCAATGATCTTCCTTTTAAATTTTATCGGTATGACATACTGACCAGGGAAACGACCAGGCTGGAAATTCCAAATGACTTTTTACTCAGTACCAATTCAGAGGTAAGGCAAATCCATTTTAGCAAATATACGGGTACCTTGTTTTTGTCTTTATGGGCTGACGGCATCATGGAAATCGGACTGGATGGAGCAATCATTAACCGGTATAAGGCGGACCCTTTTTCTGATGGTTGGCAGTACAGCTCCAATTATGGTATTTATGAAGATGAACATGCTCAGCTTTGGTTCGGGCATGGTAACGAGGTGGGATTGAGTAAACTGGACCTTAAGACCAGGGAAATCACCCATATTCCTTATCAAATCAAGTCCAGGTCTGATCCTTTGAAAAGGGTATTCGTGATCTTACCCGGACCAGGAGATGATCTTTGGCTGGTGACGGAAAAAGGAACGTTAAAACTGAACAAAAAAACCGGGAAGCAGACGCGTTTTCCCATGTTTCCCACTTTGTCGGAAATGGCCTATCACCGGCTTCCTGCTTTTGTAGCAGCGGATGGCACTTTTTATATTGGGACTCCTGACGGCAGCCTTAATGCCTTTCGTCCTGATGAACTGGAAGCAGCGGCTGGTTTTGACGATGCCTATCCGGTGGCGATCAATCGTTTGGAGCGATTTGATGAAAACGAGGATTCCTTGTTCGTTCAGATGAACGAACTCAACGACCTGTCAACTATCCGGCTTCATCATTTTGATCGATTTTTCAACCTGGAGTTCTTTGTTCCCGATTATCGGAATACCGGCCAGATCCTATATACCTGGTGGCTGGAAGGCTATGATAAGGAATGGAGTACCCCTACCCGGATCAATCAATTACAATACGAGAACCTGCCCCCGGGAAAATACACCTTACACATTCGCGGAGGCATTACACCTGAATTTTTCAAATCTTCGGAACGGACATTATCCGTCGAGGTGGTTCGAGCCTGGTATAAAAGATGGTGGGCTTTTGCACTTTATATCCTTGGCTTTTTAGGCTTGGTTTATCTATACTACCAATACCAGGTCAACCAGCAACTGGAAAAAGCCGAAGCCAAACGACTCAAGGAACTGAACACCCTCAAATCCCGGCTCTACACCAATATCACCCACGAATTCCGGACGCCGCTGACGGTCATTATGGGTATGACCAATAACATTAAAGGCCACTCCCAGGAACGCAAGCTCATCCAGCGAAACAGCAAAAACCTGCTCCGGCTGATCAACCAGTTGCTGGACCTGTCCAAACTGGATTCCGGCACACTGAAAATGGACAAAATACAGGGGGATATCGTGAACTACCTGCAATACCTTACGGAGTCCTTCTACTCCATGGCGGAGGAAAAGAAAATACGACTGACCTTTTATCCGGAGGTTCGGGAATTAATTATGGATTTTGATGAGGCCAAGATGCAGCATATCGTTTACAATCTTCTGACCAATGCGATTAAGTTTACCGCCGAAGGAGGCAAGATCATACTGCATTTACAAAAAGCAGAAATCCAGGGAAAGGAATGGCTCCAGATGAAAGTCAGCGATACCGGTTTAGGTATTTCCGAAGAGAATCTGCCGAAAATTTTCGACCGCTTTTACCAGGGAGATGCATCGTTTACCCGCCGCGAAGCTGGAACCGGCATTGGTCTGACACTGACCAAAGAACTGGTGGGAATGATGGGAGGCTCCATCGTGGTGGAAAGCGAATTGGGTAAAGGAACGGACTTTCTTCTTTTGTTTCCCATTCAACTGGATCCGGATACGGTAAAAAAGGGTGAGGATGAATTCGGGGATCCTGTCCTGCAGACCGGGTATTCAGCTCCTGAAGATAAAAACCTGGTTCCGTTACTGGAGCTGGCCACTTTAAACGAAGATTCTGAAACGCCTTCTCTATTGATCATTGAAGACAATCGTGATGTGGTCACCTATATTGAAAGTCTGCTCAAAAAGGATTACCACATCGAGATCGCCCGCGACGGCCAGCAAGGGATCGATAAAGCCCTGGCGATGGTTCCCGACATCATCATCAGTGATGTGATGATGCCGGAGAAGGATGGTTACGAAGTTTGTGAAACCCTTAAAAATGACGATCGAACAAGCCATATTCCGATCATTTTGCTAACGGCAAAAGCTACCCTCGACGACAGGATCGAAGGACTCCGTGGCGGTGCCGATGCCTATTTGGTGAAACCTTTCCATAAAGAAGAGTTGTTTGTCAGGCTTGAAAAGCTCATTGAACTCCGCAAGTCATTGCAGCAAAAAAATACAGGAGCAGCATTCTTTTCCAGGAATATGGCCGATAAAAAGGCTCCTTCCCTGGATGACCTTTTTCTGCAAAAGCTCATCCAGTTGGTGCAGGAACGACTGGACGATACGGAACTTAGTGTCAACGATCTGTGCCGGGCTGTTCGCCGGAGCAATACCCAGGTGAATCGCAAACTCAAGGCCCTGACGGGAAAAACGCCCAGTCAATTCATTCGTTCCATCCGCCTGCAAAAGGCTGCCGAATTGCTTAAAACCACCGACCTGAACGTCTCGGAAATTGCCTATGAGGTAGGTTTTAATGATCCTAACTACTTTTCCCGCTCTTTTTCAGAGGAATTTGGGGTTTCCCCCAATGCTATTCGTAAGTAA